In Streptomyces sp. NBC_00483, a single window of DNA contains:
- the lysA gene encoding diaminopimelate decarboxylase codes for MSRSAHPAGPRHADVLPEGHYNSAPPTDLNVLDPKVWAQTVARAGDGGVSVGGIEVARLAEEFGTPAYFLDETDFRARCAAWRDAFGPDADVFYAGKAFLSRAVVRWLDEEGLNLDVCSGGELATALSAGMPAERIAFHGNNKTEEEISRAVQVGVGRIVLDSFQEIARVAHIADGLGKRQRVQIRVTVGVEAHTHEFIATAHEDQKFGIALADGQAAEAVRRAIKLDGIELIGIHSHIGSQIFDMAGFEVAARRVVGLLAEVRDEHGIELPEIDLGGGLGIAYTSDDDPREPHEIAKALNEIVGRECEAANLRTPRISVEPGRAIVGPTAFTLYTVGTVKPLEGLRTYVSVDGGMSDNIRTALYDAEYTVALVSRRSEAEPMLVRVVGKHCESGDIVVKDAFLPSDVAAGDLIAVPATGAYCRSMASNYNHALRPPVVAVRDGEARVIVRRETEEDLLRLDVG; via the coding sequence ATGAGCCGTTCCGCACACCCCGCCGGCCCCCGTCACGCCGACGTCCTGCCCGAGGGCCACTACAACAGCGCCCCGCCCACCGACCTCAACGTCCTCGACCCGAAGGTGTGGGCGCAGACCGTGGCCCGTGCCGGCGACGGTGGCGTCAGCGTCGGCGGCATCGAGGTCGCCCGGCTCGCCGAGGAGTTCGGCACGCCGGCGTACTTCCTCGACGAGACCGACTTCCGTGCCAGGTGCGCCGCCTGGCGTGACGCCTTCGGGCCCGACGCCGATGTCTTCTATGCCGGTAAGGCCTTCCTCAGCCGCGCTGTCGTGCGGTGGCTGGACGAGGAGGGGCTGAATCTGGATGTCTGCTCAGGGGGCGAGCTTGCTACCGCGCTCTCCGCGGGCATGCCCGCCGAGCGCATCGCCTTCCACGGCAACAACAAGACCGAGGAAGAGATCAGCCGCGCGGTCCAGGTCGGCGTCGGGCGCATCGTGCTCGACTCCTTCCAGGAGATCGCGCGCGTCGCCCACATCGCCGACGGCCTCGGCAAGCGGCAGCGCGTGCAGATCCGCGTCACCGTGGGCGTCGAGGCGCACACCCACGAGTTCATCGCCACCGCGCACGAGGACCAGAAGTTCGGCATCGCCCTCGCCGACGGGCAGGCGGCAGAGGCCGTGCGGCGCGCCATCAAGCTGGACGGCATCGAGCTCATTGGGATCCACTCGCACATCGGGTCGCAGATCTTCGACATGGCGGGCTTTGAAGTTGCCGCGCGCCGTGTGGTCGGGCTGCTCGCCGAGGTGCGCGACGAGCACGGCATCGAGCTTCCCGAGATCGACCTCGGTGGCGGTCTCGGCATCGCGTACACCAGCGACGACGACCCCCGCGAGCCGCACGAGATCGCCAAGGCGCTCAACGAGATCGTCGGCCGTGAGTGCGAGGCGGCGAACCTCCGCACCCCCCGTATCTCCGTCGAGCCCGGCCGCGCCATCGTCGGCCCGACCGCCTTCACGCTCTACACCGTCGGCACCGTCAAGCCGCTCGAAGGACTGCGTACCTACGTCTCCGTCGACGGCGGCATGTCCGACAACATTCGCACCGCGCTCTACGACGCCGAGTACACCGTCGCCCTCGTCTCCCGCCGCTCCGAGGCCGAGCCGATGCTCGTCCGTGTCGTCGGCAAGCACTGTGAGAGTGGCGACATCGTCGTGAAGGACGCGTTCCTGCCGTCCGATGTCGCTGCCGGGGACCTCATCGCCGTGCCGGCCACCGGCGCGTACTGCCGCTCCATGGCCAGCAACTACAACCACGCACTTCGCCCGCCCGTCGTCGCCGTGCGCGACGGCGAGGCCCGGGTGATCGTCCGGCGCGAGACGGAGGAAGATCTCCTGCGTCTCGACGTCGGATAA
- a CDS encoding homoserine dehydrogenase: MMRTRPLKVALLGCGVVGSEVARIMTTHADDLAARIGAPVELAGVAVRRPSRVREGIDPALVTTDATALVKRGDIDVVVEVIGGIEPARTLITTAFEHGASVVSANKALVAQDGDALHAAAVEHGEDLYYEAAVAGAIPLVRPLRESLAGDKVNRVLGIVNGTTNFILDAMDSTGAGYQEALDEATALGYAEADPTADVEGFDAAAKAAILAGIAFHTRVRLDDVYREGMTEVTAADFASAKQMGCTIKLLAICERAADGQSVTARVHPAMIPLSHPLASVRGAYNAVFVEAEAAGQLMFYGPGAGGSPTASAVLGDLVAVCRNRLGGATGPGQSAYTQLPVSPMGDVVTRYHISLDVADKPGVLAQVATVFAEHGVSIDTVRQSGKDGEASLVVVTHRAADAALTGTVDALRQLDTVRGVASIMRVEGE; encoded by the coding sequence ATGATGCGTACGCGTCCACTGAAGGTGGCGCTGCTGGGCTGTGGGGTTGTCGGCTCAGAGGTGGCGCGCATCATGACGACGCACGCCGACGACCTCGCCGCCCGGATCGGTGCCCCCGTCGAGCTCGCGGGTGTGGCCGTGCGGCGGCCCTCCCGGGTCCGCGAGGGAATCGATCCCGCGCTGGTCACCACCGACGCCACCGCGCTCGTGAAACGCGGCGACATCGATGTGGTCGTCGAGGTCATCGGCGGGATCGAGCCCGCGCGCACCCTCATCACCACCGCCTTCGAGCACGGCGCCTCCGTCGTCTCCGCCAACAAGGCGCTCGTCGCCCAGGACGGCGACGCCCTGCATGCCGCGGCCGTGGAGCACGGCGAGGACCTCTACTACGAGGCCGCGGTCGCCGGCGCGATCCCGCTGGTCAGGCCGCTGCGCGAGTCGCTCGCGGGGGACAAGGTCAACCGCGTCCTCGGCATCGTGAACGGCACGACGAACTTCATCCTCGACGCCATGGACTCGACCGGCGCCGGCTACCAGGAAGCGCTCGACGAGGCCACCGCCCTCGGGTACGCCGAAGCCGACCCGACCGCCGACGTCGAGGGCTTCGACGCCGCCGCCAAGGCCGCCATCCTCGCCGGGATCGCCTTCCACACCCGCGTCCGCCTCGACGACGTGTACCGCGAGGGCATGACCGAGGTGACCGCCGCCGACTTCGCGTCCGCGAAGCAGATGGGCTGCACCATCAAGCTGCTCGCCATCTGTGAGCGGGCCGCCGACGGGCAGTCCGTCACCGCCCGCGTGCACCCGGCGATGATCCCGCTGTCCCACCCGCTGGCCTCCGTGCGCGGCGCGTACAACGCCGTCTTCGTCGAGGCCGAGGCCGCGGGCCAGCTCATGTTCTACGGGCCCGGTGCCGGCGGCTCGCCGACCGCGTCCGCCGTACTCGGCGACCTCGTCGCCGTCTGCCGCAACCGCCTGGGCGGCGCGACGGGACCCGGCCAGTCCGCGTACACACAGCTGCCCGTCTCGCCGATGGGCGATGTCGTGACGCGGTACCACATCAGCCTCGACGTGGCCGACAAGCCCGGCGTTCTCGCGCAGGTGGCGACGGTCTTCGCCGAGCACGGTGTCTCCATCGACACCGTGCGTCAGTCGGGGAAGGACGGCGAGGCCTCCCTCGTCGTCGTCACCCACCGCGCGGCCGACGCGGCCCTCACAGGGACCGTGGACGCGCTGCGTCAGCTCGACACCGTGCGCGGTGTCGCCAGCATCATGCGTGTTGAAGGGGAGTAG
- the thrC gene encoding threonine synthase, with protein MTGQTHQWRGIIEEYRDRLPVTDTTPVVTLREGGTPLVPAQMLSERTGCEVHLKVEGANPTGSFKDRGMTMAITKAKEEGAKAVICASTGNTSASAAAYAVRAGMVCAVLVPQGKIALGKMGQALVYGSKILQVDGNFDDCLNLARALSENYPVALVNSVNPFRIEGQKTASFEIVDALGDAPDIHVLPVGNAGNITAYWKGYKEYAADSVSSRTPRMWGFQASGSAPIVRGEVVKDPSTIATAIRIGNPASWQHALAAREESGGFIDEVTDREILRAYKLLASQEGVFVEPASAASVAGLLKAAEQGKVDPGQKIVCTVTGNGLKDPDWAVAGAPQPVTVPVDSAAAAERLGLA; from the coding sequence ATGACCGGACAGACCCACCAGTGGCGCGGCATCATCGAGGAGTACCGGGACCGGCTCCCGGTGACCGACACCACGCCGGTCGTGACACTGCGCGAGGGCGGTACGCCGCTCGTGCCCGCGCAGATGCTCTCCGAGCGCACCGGCTGTGAGGTGCACCTGAAGGTCGAGGGTGCCAACCCGACCGGTTCGTTCAAGGACCGCGGCATGACCATGGCCATCACGAAGGCCAAGGAGGAGGGCGCGAAGGCCGTCATCTGCGCCTCCACCGGCAACACCTCGGCCTCCGCCGCCGCGTACGCCGTGCGTGCCGGCATGGTCTGCGCCGTCCTCGTGCCGCAGGGCAAGATCGCGCTCGGCAAGATGGGCCAGGCGCTCGTCTACGGCTCGAAGATCCTCCAGGTCGACGGCAACTTCGACGACTGCCTGAACCTGGCCCGCGCCCTCTCCGAGAACTACCCGGTGGCGCTGGTCAACTCGGTCAACCCGTTCCGCATCGAGGGCCAGAAGACCGCCTCGTTCGAGATCGTGGACGCCCTCGGCGACGCGCCCGACATCCACGTCCTCCCGGTCGGCAACGCCGGCAACATCACGGCCTACTGGAAGGGCTACAAGGAGTACGCGGCCGACAGCGTCTCCTCCCGCACCCCGCGCATGTGGGGCTTCCAGGCCTCCGGCTCCGCGCCGATCGTGCGCGGCGAGGTCGTCAAGGACCCCTCGACGATCGCCACCGCGATTCGCATCGGCAACCCCGCCTCGTGGCAGCACGCGCTCGCCGCGCGCGAGGAGTCCGGCGGCTTCATCGACGAGGTGACGGACCGTGAGATCCTGCGCGCCTACAAGCTGTTGGCGTCCCAGGAGGGTGTCTTCGTCGAGCCCGCGTCGGCCGCGTCCGTCGCCGGCCTGCTGAAGGCCGCCGAGCAGGGCAAGGTCGACCCCGGCCAGAAGATCGTCTGCACCGTCACGGGCAACGGTCTGAAGGACCCGGACTGGGCCGTCGCCGGTGCTCCGCAGCCGGTCACCGTGCCGGTCGACTCCGCCGCGGCCGCCGAGCGACTCGGCCTCGCCTGA
- the thrB gene encoding homoserine kinase: MAGPAFRAAAVRVRVPATSANLGPGFDSLGLSLGLYDDVVVRVADSGLNIDIAGEGSETLPRDESHLLIRSLRTAFDALGGQPRGLEIVCANRIPHGRGLGSSSAAIVSAVVAARAVTIGGGALLDDAALLELATEIEGHPDNVAPCLLGGFTIAWTETGAGRAIRLDAASSIVPVVFVPGKPVLTEMARGLLPRTVPHVDAAANAGRAALLVEALTRRPELLLPATEDRLHQEYRAPAMPESAALVERLRADGVPAMISGAGPTVLALVEEETADKVARLAGEGWAANRLDLDVDGASVLPLGS, from the coding sequence ATGGCCGGTCCCGCCTTCCGCGCCGCCGCCGTCAGGGTGCGCGTTCCCGCCACCAGCGCCAATCTCGGCCCGGGCTTCGACAGCCTCGGCCTGTCGCTGGGGCTCTACGACGACGTGGTCGTCAGGGTCGCCGACTCCGGCCTGAACATCGACATCGCCGGTGAGGGCTCCGAGACCCTGCCCCGCGACGAGTCGCACCTTCTGATCCGGTCCCTGCGTACGGCCTTCGACGCCCTCGGCGGACAGCCGCGCGGCCTTGAAATCGTCTGCGCCAACCGCATCCCGCACGGCCGTGGCCTGGGCTCTTCGTCCGCAGCGATCGTGTCCGCCGTGGTCGCGGCGCGCGCCGTGACGATAGGCGGCGGCGCCCTGCTCGACGACGCCGCGCTGCTCGAACTCGCCACCGAGATCGAGGGCCACCCCGACAACGTGGCCCCGTGCCTGCTCGGTGGCTTCACCATCGCGTGGACGGAGACCGGCGCGGGCCGCGCGATCCGTCTCGACGCGGCCAGTTCCATCGTTCCGGTGGTCTTCGTTCCCGGAAAGCCGGTCCTCACCGAAATGGCGCGAGGACTCCTGCCGCGCACCGTCCCGCACGTGGACGCCGCGGCCAACGCGGGCCGGGCGGCCCTGCTCGTCGAGGCCCTGACCAGGCGCCCCGAGCTGCTGCTCCCGGCCACGGAAGACCGTCTCCACCAGGAGTACCGGGCGCCGGCGATGCCGGAGAGCGCCGCCCTTGTGGAGCGGCTGCGGGCCGACGGGGTGCCCGCGATGATCTCCGGAGCGGGGCCGACGGTCCTCGCTCTGGTGGAGGAAGAAACGGCCGACAAGGTCGCCCGGCTGGCCGGGGAGGGCTGGGCGGCGAACCGCCTTGACCTCGATGTCGACGGAGCGAGCGTGCTGCCGCTTGGCTCCTGA